A region of Curvibacter sp. AEP1-3 DNA encodes the following proteins:
- a CDS encoding CapA family protein, with amino-acid sequence MLIAFAMATGVSTALAQSAPVTLVFAGDIVLDDVAGDMITRGEDPFAAFGNYFRKADIRIGNLECVVATTGSAGDKNYTFRAHPRTLPVLKRHFDALALANNHSGDYGREAFAEMLTLLPAAGLQYFGGGHNLKEAHAPLIIERKGLRIALLGYNEFMPRSFEADFDAPGSAWSEDEQVVADIRAARSVHRADLVIPVMHWGWENELVANSRQRQLARLMVEAGADAVIGGHPHVTQDIEHHQGKPIVYSVGNFVMKETDNDNQRRAWVLRLRLDKQGVQAFDTRAVQIDMQGIPTPDMTRATPCWNRQDNMLRECLAPD; translated from the coding sequence ATGCTGATAGCTTTTGCGATGGCCACCGGTGTCTCTACGGCACTCGCCCAATCCGCACCCGTCACACTGGTGTTCGCCGGCGACATCGTGCTGGACGATGTGGCGGGCGACATGATTACGCGCGGCGAAGATCCGTTCGCAGCATTCGGCAACTACTTCCGAAAGGCTGACATCCGCATCGGCAATCTGGAGTGCGTGGTAGCCACCACCGGCTCAGCAGGCGACAAAAACTACACCTTCCGTGCCCACCCGCGCACGCTGCCCGTGCTCAAGCGCCACTTCGACGCGTTGGCGCTGGCCAACAACCATTCGGGCGACTACGGGCGTGAGGCCTTTGCAGAGATGCTTACCCTGCTGCCCGCCGCCGGATTGCAGTACTTCGGGGGTGGACACAACCTGAAAGAGGCGCACGCGCCTTTGATCATTGAGCGCAAGGGCTTGCGCATTGCACTGCTGGGCTACAACGAATTCATGCCGCGCAGCTTTGAAGCCGACTTTGATGCGCCCGGCAGCGCCTGGAGCGAAGACGAGCAGGTGGTGGCCGACATCCGCGCCGCGCGCAGCGTGCACCGCGCCGACCTGGTGATACCGGTGATGCACTGGGGATGGGAAAACGAACTGGTGGCCAACAGCCGCCAGCGACAACTGGCGCGCCTGATGGTGGAAGCCGGAGCAGATGCAGTGATCGGCGGCCACCCGCATGTGACGCAGGACATTGAGCACCACCAAGGCAAGCCTATCGTTTACAGCGTGGGCAACTTCGTGATGAAGGAAACTGATAACGACAACCAGCGCCGTGCATGGGTGTTGCGGCTGCGGCTGGACAAGCAAGGTGTGCAGGCGTTTGACACGCGTGCCGTGCAGATCGACATGCAGGGCATTCCCACTCCGGACATGACACGCGCCACGCCATGCTGGAATCGTCAGGACAATATGTTGAGGGAGTGCCTGGCGCCGGATTAG
- a CDS encoding sensor histidine kinase, producing the protein MFARKLSFALAALAGAAVLEGLVAVWALNVANEHVLRGRVASDLRQGFDELTINKLRLRAWFTQAKLSTGADTVLRDKYLADMRQNLRQLHLLSAQATALSQGEALTLSEHLQREEALAVLEESVSTLEAAASNVTPMSADTDASMAWRVASDLFDSSRGRDLRRLLADSMERELAAVARERKGADQALLWMRRLWLAVAVSIALVTLFLAIQFARALRRPMNALTQGALELQQGNLAHRIRWNGADEFAAVANSMNAMAMELQEHRQREVQARQQLESLVKARTEDLQNALEALQKVDTRRRQLFADIGHELRTPTTVILGEAEITLRGSQRDEAEYRDALRRIVSTARQLGAVIDDLLTVARSDMDVLALNRTPLSLTESLREVVTQAAALAYERGVEVIAQESTQADMRMLADPLRLRQLLLLLLDNAIRYSHQGGRVTVSVECVSAEPAYCIIRIADTGIGIAADDLPRVFERSFRSPSARQHRAEGSGLGLSIGRVLARAHGGDIVLESTQGQGTTARLTLPLLPADQAGHEI; encoded by the coding sequence ATGTTTGCTCGCAAGCTATCTTTTGCTTTGGCCGCCTTGGCCGGTGCCGCTGTCCTGGAAGGGCTGGTGGCCGTGTGGGCTTTAAATGTAGCCAATGAGCATGTCTTGCGCGGACGCGTGGCCTCAGACCTGCGTCAAGGCTTTGACGAGCTCACCATCAACAAGCTGCGATTGCGAGCCTGGTTTACCCAAGCCAAGTTGAGCACCGGTGCCGATACTGTGCTGAGGGACAAATACCTGGCGGACATGCGTCAAAACCTGCGCCAGTTGCATCTGTTGTCGGCCCAGGCGACTGCGCTGAGCCAGGGGGAAGCGTTGACGCTTTCAGAGCACCTGCAGCGTGAGGAAGCGCTTGCCGTGCTGGAGGAAAGCGTATCTACGCTGGAGGCCGCCGCATCCAACGTCACGCCCATGTCGGCCGATACGGACGCCAGCATGGCCTGGCGGGTCGCCTCCGATTTGTTTGACAGTTCGCGAGGCCGTGATTTGCGCCGGTTGTTGGCAGACAGCATGGAGCGGGAGTTGGCTGCGGTCGCACGTGAACGCAAGGGTGCTGATCAGGCGCTGCTTTGGATGCGCCGCCTTTGGCTGGCAGTGGCTGTGAGCATCGCCCTGGTCACCCTGTTTCTGGCCATTCAGTTCGCCAGGGCATTGCGCCGGCCCATGAATGCGCTCACGCAAGGGGCGCTGGAACTCCAGCAGGGAAATCTGGCGCACCGCATACGCTGGAATGGTGCGGATGAGTTTGCTGCGGTGGCCAACAGCATGAACGCCATGGCCATGGAGTTGCAAGAGCACCGGCAGCGCGAGGTTCAAGCGCGGCAGCAATTAGAAAGCCTGGTGAAAGCCCGAACCGAGGACCTGCAGAACGCCTTGGAAGCACTGCAAAAAGTCGACACGCGCAGGCGGCAGTTGTTTGCGGATATCGGTCATGAGTTGCGTACGCCGACCACTGTCATCCTGGGGGAGGCGGAGATCACTTTGCGTGGTTCGCAGCGCGATGAGGCGGAGTACCGTGACGCACTGCGCCGCATTGTGAGCACCGCGCGCCAGCTCGGTGCCGTCATTGACGATTTGTTGACCGTGGCCCGCTCCGACATGGATGTGCTCGCCCTCAATCGCACGCCTTTGAGCCTGACAGAGTCCCTGCGCGAGGTGGTGACGCAGGCAGCAGCCCTGGCCTATGAACGTGGCGTGGAAGTCATCGCCCAGGAGTCTACCCAAGCTGACATGCGCATGTTGGCCGACCCGCTGCGATTGCGTCAGTTGCTGCTTTTATTGCTCGACAACGCGATAAGGTATTCCCACCAGGGTGGCCGTGTCACTGTAAGCGTGGAGTGCGTATCGGCTGAACCCGCCTACTGCATCATCCGCATTGCGGATACCGGCATCGGGATCGCCGCAGATGACCTGCCACGGGTGTTTGAGCGGAGCTTCCGTAGCCCGTCGGCCCGCCAGCATCGTGCGGAAGGGAGTGGGCTGGGCTTGTCGATCGGGCGGGTACTGGCGCGTGCACACGGTGGCGATATCGTATTGGAAAGTACGCAAGGACAGGGCACTACCGCCCGACTTACTTTGCCATTGCTCCCCGCTGACCAGGCGGGGCATGAGATATGA
- a CDS encoding ammonium transporter has translation MHQKGMPFLALLAGIVALSWSLSTQAQTAASGTVTEAAPAATLAASDPTPTAVAPAPAAPVAAAEAPAPAPAPTKPFMAKQDTINAADTAWMMTSTALVLLMTLPGIALFYAGMVRKKSVINTMASVVAIAGLLSLLWFAVGYSLAFTPGTAWLGGTDRMWFSGLNYMKEAGLVAVSHVAPNVPESVYAMFQLTFFIITGALIVGALVERMRFSAMLWFIGMWSVVVYAPIAHWVWEPSGWLVQMGVLDFAGGAVVHINAGVSGLVCAYMLGARKGYGKEPFEPFNLGLTMAGAGLLWVGWFGFNAGSAVAADGRAGLAMAVTHIAAAAGAMSWMLGEWVVRGRPSLLGLCSGLVAGLVAITPAAGFVTPQAALVFGLVAGLACYWGATGLKRMLNADDSLDVFGVHGIGGIVGSLMTGFFASKSISGVTGSVAMQALGALVVIVYSGVMSAALLWVTKLIVGLRVDDNSELVGLDVSQHREHIAG, from the coding sequence ATGCACCAAAAAGGTATGCCCTTCCTTGCACTGTTGGCGGGCATCGTCGCTTTAAGCTGGTCGTTAAGCACGCAAGCCCAAACCGCGGCTTCCGGCACCGTAACCGAAGCAGCGCCCGCGGCCACCCTTGCGGCCTCTGACCCCACTCCGACTGCCGTTGCACCCGCGCCGGCTGCCCCTGTAGCGGCGGCTGAAGCTCCTGCGCCCGCACCGGCGCCTACCAAACCTTTCATGGCCAAGCAGGACACCATCAACGCGGCTGATACCGCCTGGATGATGACCAGCACTGCGCTGGTGTTGCTGATGACCTTGCCCGGCATCGCCTTGTTTTATGCCGGCATGGTGCGCAAGAAAAGCGTGATCAACACCATGGCCAGCGTGGTGGCGATTGCCGGCCTGCTCAGCCTGCTGTGGTTTGCGGTGGGTTATTCGCTGGCCTTTACGCCCGGCACGGCGTGGCTGGGCGGCACGGACCGCATGTGGTTCAGCGGGCTCAACTACATGAAAGAAGCCGGCTTAGTCGCCGTAAGCCATGTGGCGCCGAATGTGCCCGAGTCGGTGTACGCCATGTTCCAGCTGACCTTTTTCATCATTACCGGGGCGCTGATCGTGGGTGCGCTGGTGGAGCGCATGCGCTTCTCGGCCATGCTGTGGTTCATCGGCATGTGGTCGGTGGTGGTGTACGCACCGATCGCCCACTGGGTGTGGGAGCCCAGCGGTTGGCTGGTGCAAATGGGCGTGTTGGACTTTGCGGGCGGCGCGGTGGTGCACATCAATGCCGGCGTATCGGGTCTGGTGTGTGCCTACATGCTGGGCGCCCGCAAGGGCTATGGCAAAGAGCCGTTTGAGCCCTTCAACCTCGGCCTCACCATGGCGGGCGCAGGCTTGCTGTGGGTGGGCTGGTTCGGTTTCAACGCAGGCTCTGCCGTGGCAGCAGATGGCCGCGCCGGTCTGGCGATGGCGGTTACGCACATTGCCGCCGCAGCCGGTGCCATGAGCTGGATGTTGGGCGAGTGGGTGGTGCGCGGGCGGCCTTCTTTGCTGGGCCTGTGCTCCGGCTTGGTGGCAGGCCTGGTAGCCATTACGCCTGCAGCCGGTTTTGTGACACCACAGGCGGCCCTGGTCTTTGGTCTGGTGGCAGGTCTGGCCTGCTATTGGGGCGCTACGGGCTTGAAACGCATGCTCAACGCCGATGATTCGCTGGACGTGTTCGGCGTGCATGGCATCGGTGGAATCGTCGGCTCACTGATGACCGGCTTCTTTGCAAGCAAGAGTATTTCGGGCGTGACCGGAAGTGTCGCCATGCAAGCGCTGGGCGCATTGGTAGTGATTGTGTACAGCGGGGTGATGAGCGCAGCCTTGCTGTGGGTGACCAAGCTGATCGTCGGTCTGCGCGTGGACGACAACTCGGAACTGGTGGGTCTGGATGTGTCCCAGCACCGGGAGCACATTGCCGGCTAA
- a CDS encoding CoA-binding protein codes for MPASEAQTIADLVSHPRTVAVVGLSPKAHRESFKVSQYMQRQGWRIVPINPNAIEILDEKVYASLTEAAAAEKIDLVNVFRNSEDVPPVVDEALAIGAPAIWLQLGIRNDSAIAKAKAAGLQCVQDKCLLVEHARAHR; via the coding sequence ATGCCTGCATCTGAAGCCCAGACCATTGCCGACTTGGTCAGCCACCCGCGTACCGTGGCGGTGGTCGGCCTCTCACCCAAAGCCCACCGCGAAAGCTTCAAAGTCTCGCAGTACATGCAGCGCCAAGGTTGGCGCATCGTGCCGATCAACCCCAACGCCATTGAGATTCTTGACGAGAAGGTGTACGCCAGCCTCACCGAAGCTGCTGCCGCAGAGAAGATCGATCTGGTAAACGTGTTCCGCAACAGCGAGGACGTGCCGCCGGTGGTGGATGAAGCTCTAGCCATCGGTGCGCCCGCCATTTGGCTGCAGCTGGGCATCCGCAACGACTCCGCAATCGCCAAGGCGAAGGCGGCCGGACTGCAATGTGTGCAAGACAAATGTCTGCTGGTGGAGCACGCCCGCGCCCATCGATAA
- a CDS encoding ATP-binding protein — protein MKIPSLSLRQTLMVGVAAGILLPALFFAGFQVTSKLRTERALRVEAPLNQYADVLSRGMAVAVWNLDRGVAIELVEAVMRNPDVVNVSVTDEFGETFVQRGEPTDDSARFLSEKRDITYNGARVGSLSVVMSSQRIEREARSELLRFAGALALQVALAFAFIWPLFNSRIVLPILRLREGASRLARGELNESMASEKKDEMGQLSNALDTMRLDLGALLTEREQKTEALQRELEERARTEEALRVSQTKFAAIFDASPIAMSVSLVEGDVRTIDVNSAWSRVFGMERGVAMGTNGLRMGIWVDPAERSRCLEIVERTGEISNFKAWMRRGAHGAEIYCDISGRMVALGGERVLIMAFDDITEKHRYEENILQLNATLEHRVQERTRELTDAMGQLRAAQSELVRTEKMSALGSLVAGIAHELNTPIGNSLTVASTLQDHAASFADGMSKGLTRSRLDEFVTNTQQGAGILMRGLQHAAELVSSFKQVAVDQTSLNRRTFDLQSTVTEILLTLGPSIRKSAHAVVSDIPADIVMDSFPGPLGQVLTNLINNALLHAFDGTPHGTVSIRAVVEGTDRIQLLVTDDGCGIAQAHLARVFDPFFTTKLGQGGSGLGLNIVYNLVTKTLGGTIHVASSPGEGATFSMSLPLKAPVITSDTV, from the coding sequence GTGAAGATTCCCAGCCTGTCTCTCCGGCAAACCCTGATGGTGGGCGTGGCTGCGGGCATATTGCTGCCGGCTTTGTTCTTCGCAGGCTTTCAGGTCACCAGCAAACTGCGTACCGAGCGTGCCCTGCGCGTGGAGGCGCCGCTCAACCAGTACGCCGACGTGCTCTCGCGCGGCATGGCTGTGGCGGTGTGGAATCTGGACCGCGGTGTGGCCATCGAGTTGGTCGAAGCGGTGATGCGCAACCCGGACGTGGTGAATGTCTCGGTCACCGATGAATTCGGTGAAACCTTTGTGCAACGGGGTGAGCCCACGGACGACTCCGCCCGCTTCCTGTCCGAGAAACGCGACATCACCTACAACGGCGCCCGGGTCGGTAGTTTGTCGGTGGTGATGTCGTCCCAGCGGATTGAGCGCGAAGCACGTTCGGAGCTGTTGCGGTTTGCAGGCGCACTGGCCCTGCAGGTGGCGTTGGCATTCGCCTTCATTTGGCCACTATTCAACAGCCGAATTGTGTTGCCCATTCTGCGCCTGCGCGAAGGCGCCTCGCGCCTCGCACGCGGCGAGCTGAACGAATCCATGGCCAGCGAGAAGAAGGACGAGATGGGCCAGTTGTCCAACGCCCTGGACACCATGCGCCTGGACCTTGGCGCTTTACTGACCGAGCGTGAGCAAAAAACAGAAGCCTTGCAGCGCGAGCTGGAAGAACGGGCCCGCACCGAAGAAGCTTTGCGCGTAAGTCAGACCAAGTTTGCGGCGATTTTTGATGCCTCACCGATCGCCATGTCGGTCTCTTTGGTGGAAGGGGACGTTCGCACCATCGATGTCAACTCCGCATGGTCGCGGGTATTCGGCATGGAGCGCGGGGTCGCCATGGGGACCAACGGTTTGCGCATGGGGATCTGGGTAGACCCTGCCGAGCGAAGCCGTTGCCTGGAGATTGTGGAGCGAACGGGCGAGATCTCGAACTTCAAGGCCTGGATGCGCAGAGGCGCCCACGGCGCGGAGATTTATTGCGACATTTCCGGCCGCATGGTGGCGCTGGGCGGCGAGCGTGTGCTCATCATGGCGTTTGATGACATCACCGAAAAACACCGCTACGAAGAAAACATTCTCCAGCTAAACGCCACGTTGGAACACCGTGTGCAGGAACGCACCCGGGAGCTGACCGATGCCATGGGCCAATTGCGTGCGGCTCAGTCAGAACTGGTACGTACTGAAAAAATGTCGGCACTCGGCTCCTTGGTGGCAGGTATCGCCCATGAGCTGAACACGCCCATCGGGAACAGCCTGACTGTCGCGAGCACCTTGCAGGACCATGCTGCCAGTTTTGCGGATGGCATGAGCAAGGGGCTGACCCGCAGCCGCTTGGACGAGTTTGTGACGAATACGCAGCAGGGCGCCGGCATTCTGATGCGGGGTCTGCAACACGCGGCAGAGCTGGTTTCCAGTTTCAAGCAAGTGGCCGTCGATCAGACCAGCCTGAACCGCCGTACCTTTGACTTGCAAAGCACCGTGACGGAAATTCTGCTGACGTTGGGGCCCAGCATTCGCAAGTCGGCGCATGCGGTGGTGAGCGACATTCCGGCGGACATCGTGATGGACAGCTTCCCGGGCCCACTGGGGCAGGTGCTCACCAATCTCATCAATAACGCGCTGCTCCATGCCTTCGACGGGACGCCGCATGGAACGGTCAGCATCCGGGCGGTGGTGGAAGGTACAGACCGTATTCAACTGCTGGTCACTGATGACGGATGCGGCATTGCCCAAGCCCACTTGGCGCGGGTGTTCGACCCTTTCTTCACCACCAAGTTGGGCCAAGGCGGCAGTGGTTTGGGCCTGAATATCGTTTACAACCTGGTCACCAAAACGCTGGGCGGCACCATCCATGTGGCGAGTAGCCCGGGTGAGGGTGCGACCTTCAGCATGAGCCTGCCGCTCAAAGCCCCGGTGATCACATCCGATACCGTCTGA
- a CDS encoding protein-disulfide reductase DsbD family protein, whose protein sequence is MNAFSHSLSLTALLRSLSALLLIAACAIPTGASAQLSSSNSSLVAPATGSVAASQVKTDQVVAELVVHAPDGVTPDKTLWLGLLLQHQPHWHTYWKNPGDSGLPTQLQWTLPAGLTAGDIAWPAPRKIAIGTLANLGYEGEVLLPVPVKVDSNFRPAGLAQTAEIQLQASWLVCREECIPQEGSFRISVPVRGSMALHAAQFAAAQAAAPVAFQGKVEALADARGLLLRVNKLPAAWVGKAIQALPETPELLDTPALPATTDTLTSGSLQAGQQGWDGATWQALVPYSAQRSTSPGQLAWVFSIGKESLRSEATVTGTWPVVAEFAKVPPALQAALDTNARAASVPPAPTGGMVWMVLAALLGGLILNLMPCVFPVLALKVLGFAAQGTQSRAQQRAQGLAYTAGVVLSFMAMGGLLLVLRAGGEQLGWGFQLQSPAVITGLAMLFTLLAMNLAGWLHIGNLLPAGLAGMQLRHPVAEAFLSGVLAVAIASPCTAPFMGASLGYAITLPGLQSLVLFAALGLGLALPYLLASWLPAVGHWLPRPGPWMETLKHFLAFPMAATVVWLVWVLGHLSGVDGAASLLLLLLSLGLLAWALRLGGRAKTFFTIISIAACALSMSATWQFSLKPDATMAVPANGSAAQTGAWQAWSEPAVQAALQDRKPVFVDFTAAWCITCQVNKKTTLSNAEVEAAFTAKQVRLLRADWTRRDPAITQALQALGRSGVPVYVLYAPGKPPVVLTEILTPGEVLAAVAQL, encoded by the coding sequence ATGAATGCTTTCTCCCACTCACTAAGCTTGACTGCACTGCTGCGCAGCTTGAGCGCTCTGCTTTTGATAGCTGCCTGCGCAATACCGACGGGCGCTAGTGCCCAGTTATCTTCATCAAACAGCTCGCTAGTAGCGCCTGCCACTGGCTCGGTGGCAGCATCGCAAGTCAAGACGGACCAAGTTGTGGCGGAGCTGGTGGTGCATGCACCGGACGGGGTCACGCCCGACAAAACGCTGTGGCTGGGCTTGTTGTTGCAGCACCAGCCCCACTGGCACACCTACTGGAAGAACCCGGGTGACTCCGGCCTGCCCACGCAGCTGCAGTGGACGCTGCCTGCCGGCCTGACGGCGGGTGACATCGCTTGGCCGGCCCCCCGGAAAATTGCCATCGGGACCCTGGCCAACTTGGGCTACGAGGGCGAAGTTCTGCTGCCCGTACCGGTCAAGGTGGACAGCAACTTCCGCCCCGCAGGTCTGGCGCAAACCGCCGAGATTCAGCTCCAAGCGAGTTGGCTGGTCTGCCGCGAAGAGTGCATTCCGCAGGAAGGCAGCTTCCGTATCAGCGTTCCGGTGCGGGGCTCCATGGCGCTGCATGCCGCGCAGTTTGCTGCGGCCCAGGCGGCTGCACCGGTCGCATTCCAAGGCAAAGTCGAAGCGCTTGCGGACGCCCGCGGACTGCTGTTGCGGGTGAACAAGCTGCCCGCCGCTTGGGTAGGCAAAGCGATTCAGGCCCTGCCGGAAACACCCGAGCTGCTGGATACCCCTGCCCTGCCCGCGACCACCGACACCCTGACCAGCGGCAGCCTGCAAGCAGGCCAACAAGGCTGGGACGGAGCCACCTGGCAGGCGCTGGTGCCGTACTCAGCGCAGCGCAGCACCTCCCCCGGCCAACTCGCGTGGGTGTTCAGCATAGGCAAGGAAAGCCTGCGCAGCGAGGCCACTGTCACCGGTACCTGGCCCGTCGTCGCCGAGTTCGCCAAAGTGCCCCCCGCCCTGCAGGCTGCGCTGGACACCAACGCCCGCGCTGCCAGCGTGCCGCCCGCCCCGACAGGTGGCATGGTCTGGATGGTGCTGGCCGCATTGCTGGGCGGCCTGATCTTGAACCTGATGCCCTGCGTCTTCCCGGTGCTGGCCCTCAAAGTGCTGGGCTTTGCCGCTCAGGGCACCCAGTCGCGCGCCCAGCAGCGGGCGCAGGGCTTGGCGTACACCGCCGGTGTAGTGCTTTCCTTTATGGCAATGGGCGGCTTGTTGCTGGTGTTGCGGGCGGGTGGCGAGCAGCTGGGCTGGGGCTTCCAGCTGCAGTCGCCTGCCGTCATCACCGGCCTGGCCATGTTGTTTACCCTGCTGGCCATGAACCTGGCGGGCTGGCTGCACATCGGCAACCTGCTGCCTGCCGGACTGGCCGGCATGCAGCTGCGCCACCCGGTGGCGGAGGCGTTTTTGTCCGGGGTGCTGGCCGTGGCCATTGCCTCACCCTGCACCGCCCCGTTCATGGGAGCGTCGCTGGGCTATGCGATTACCCTGCCTGGCTTGCAGTCCCTGGTGCTGTTTGCAGCCTTGGGCTTGGGTCTGGCGCTGCCCTACCTGCTGGCAAGCTGGTTACCTGCGGTAGGCCACTGGCTGCCGCGACCCGGCCCGTGGATGGAAACGCTCAAGCACTTTCTGGCCTTCCCCATGGCGGCGACCGTGGTCTGGCTGGTGTGGGTGCTGGGCCATTTGAGCGGGGTGGATGGCGCAGCCAGCCTGCTGCTCTTGCTGCTGTCCCTGGGCTTGCTGGCGTGGGCACTGCGCCTAGGCGGTCGCGCGAAAACCTTTTTTACTATTATTTCCATAGCTGCTTGCGCACTATCCATGAGCGCTACATGGCAATTTAGCTTGAAACCTGATGCCACTATGGCCGTGCCAGCCAACGGGTCTGCGGCGCAAACGGGCGCATGGCAAGCTTGGTCGGAGCCGGCAGTGCAAGCAGCCCTCCAAGACCGCAAGCCCGTGTTTGTGGACTTCACTGCCGCTTGGTGCATCACCTGCCAGGTCAACAAAAAAACGACCCTATCCAATGCTGAAGTCGAGGCCGCTTTTACGGCCAAGCAGGTGCGCTTGCTGCGCGCTGACTGGACACGGCGCGACCCCGCCATCACCCAAGCCTTACAAGCCCTGGGGCGCAGCGGAGTGCCGGTGTACGTGCTCTACGCGCCGGGCAAACCGCCGGTGGTGCTGACGGAAATCCTCACGCCCGGTGAAGTGCTGGCGGCCGTGGCGCAGCTCTAG
- a CDS encoding creatininase family protein, whose product MQTPSRFWADWTSPQFDQARSAGTLGRLIAVLPVAATEQHGPHLPLQVDSALVDGVIAHALPHIGPDVPALFLPTQAVGFSPEHAQFSGTLTLKAETVIRLWTEIGECVAASGVKRLVLFNSHGGQVGLMDVVARDLRARLGMLVYSVNWFGLPLTAADGSDVNALFSAHEHRFGIHAGDIETSMMLALRPDLVDMGQAENFASTSEDRAKAFPILGNGKSAKLGWQMQDYNPAGAVGNAAAATPDKGHAVLAAAGLALARLLGEIHALPADTLRSTL is encoded by the coding sequence ATGCAGACACCTTCCCGCTTCTGGGCTGACTGGACCAGCCCGCAATTCGACCAAGCCCGCTCCGCAGGCACGCTGGGCCGACTGATTGCCGTGCTGCCCGTGGCAGCGACCGAGCAACACGGCCCGCACTTGCCCTTGCAGGTGGACAGTGCACTGGTGGATGGTGTCATTGCGCATGCACTGCCCCACATCGGGCCTGACGTTCCGGCCTTGTTTTTGCCGACCCAGGCGGTGGGCTTCAGCCCGGAGCATGCGCAGTTTTCCGGCACGCTCACTTTGAAAGCTGAGACGGTCATTCGCCTGTGGACCGAGATCGGCGAATGCGTGGCCGCTAGTGGTGTGAAGCGCCTCGTGCTTTTCAACAGCCATGGCGGACAGGTGGGTTTGATGGATGTAGTGGCGCGTGATTTGCGTGCCCGTTTGGGCATGCTGGTGTACAGCGTGAACTGGTTCGGCCTGCCCTTGACAGCAGCCGACGGCAGCGACGTGAACGCCCTGTTCAGTGCACACGAACACCGCTTTGGCATCCACGCTGGCGATATTGAAACGTCCATGATGCTGGCCCTGCGACCTGATTTGGTGGACATGGGCCAGGCGGAAAACTTTGCCTCCACGTCAGAAGACCGCGCCAAAGCGTTCCCTATTCTGGGCAATGGCAAAAGCGCCAAGCTCGGCTGGCAGATGCAGGACTACAACCCGGCCGGTGCAGTCGGTAACGCGGCTGCCGCCACCCCCGACAAAGGTCATGCCGTGCTCGCCGCAGCAGGTCTGGCGTTGGCCCGCTTGCTGGGCGAGATCCACGCATTGCCCGCCGACACCCTGCGCTCCACACTTTGA
- a CDS encoding response regulator transcription factor: MNILLVEDDARIADFLDRGLRAEGYRVQVARNGPDGLMMAREAACNTPTDGVGTVMLLDVMLPGMSGLEVCQTLRAALVPIPILMLTALGSLEDRVAGLRLGADDYLVKPFEFEELLARIEALARRGPRQQALPREELVVADLVLDTRTMKAKRAGQVLKLTARELALLELLMSAPGRLFSRERILANVWGTNEDPMTNIVDVYIRRLRSKVDEGSPRPLIHTQRGLGYRLEDIGEVRLED; this comes from the coding sequence ATGAATATTTTGCTGGTGGAAGATGATGCGCGCATCGCGGACTTTCTGGACCGCGGATTGCGCGCAGAAGGCTATCGGGTGCAAGTCGCTCGCAATGGTCCGGATGGACTGATGATGGCCCGGGAGGCAGCCTGCAACACGCCCACAGACGGTGTGGGTACGGTGATGCTCCTGGATGTCATGTTGCCCGGCATGAGCGGTCTGGAGGTTTGCCAGACACTGCGCGCGGCATTGGTTCCGATCCCCATTTTGATGTTGACCGCACTAGGAAGCCTGGAGGATAGGGTTGCCGGGTTGCGGCTCGGGGCGGACGACTATCTGGTGAAGCCTTTTGAATTCGAAGAACTGCTGGCACGCATCGAGGCACTGGCGCGCAGGGGGCCCCGCCAACAAGCATTGCCGAGAGAAGAGTTGGTCGTTGCCGACCTGGTGCTGGACACACGCACCATGAAGGCCAAGCGCGCGGGGCAAGTCCTGAAACTGACTGCACGCGAACTGGCCCTCTTGGAGTTACTCATGTCAGCCCCAGGGCGCTTGTTCAGCCGCGAGCGGATTCTGGCGAATGTATGGGGCACCAACGAGGACCCCATGACGAACATTGTGGATGTGTACATCCGTCGCCTGCGAAGCAAGGTGGACGAGGGCAGCCCACGCCCCCTGATTCATACCCAGCGCGGCTTGGGCTATCGCCTCGAAGACATAGGCGAGGTGCGTCTGGAGGACTAG